In the genome of Desulfobacteraceae bacterium, one region contains:
- the tuf gene encoding elongation factor Tu (EF-Tu; promotes GTP-dependent binding of aminoacyl-tRNA to the A-site of ribosomes during protein biosynthesis; when the tRNA anticodon matches the mRNA codon, GTP hydrolysis results; the inactive EF-Tu-GDP leaves the ribosome and release of GDP is promoted by elongation factor Ts; many prokaryotes have two copies of the gene encoding EF-Tu) encodes MAKEKFSRTKPHVNVGTIGHIDHGKTTLTAAITKHSGLRGLANFVPF; translated from the coding sequence ATGGCAAAAGAGAAGTTTTCGCGCACCAAGCCGCATGTGAATGTGGGAACCATCGGTCATATCGACCACGGCAAGACGACGCTGACGGCGGCGATCACCAAGCATTCGGGATTGCGGGGGCTGGCCAATTTCGTGCCGTTC